In Vicugna pacos chromosome 1, VicPac4, whole genome shotgun sequence, a single window of DNA contains:
- the LOC140698978 gene encoding mucin-13-like — MLTRIEYLASFWSVLPGLPCPTNPCQEDSCKGGSLCVSLNDTFFCLCPEGQYYNSSTCSKGKIFPGTITFKTSNVEDLEDENSVAYQKLHFEITEFFKKAFNNSDYGQTVIVKISLRTSSARSELRAGDKDIDVEVVNIFKETTELNETTVSNAITKAIEDNADVFTGYTEQDRCDYYGCEKKDQDNCASGLLCQCKSGLVRPNPQIPMCVALSPTCDDTCNAENKQQCLVRSNRSADCVCLPGYREDSHGACQPCAFGYSGVGCKDNFQLILTIVGTIAGIVILGVVTAFIFSIRLKIKGKNVEEQNLVENEFQNLRLQEMTGFSNLGADGSIFPKVIKLNLSEDSQPQSLYTDQASTPPPEY, encoded by the exons ATGCTAACCAGAATAGAATATCTAGCTTCTTTTTGGAGCGTCCTGCCTGGTCTTCCCT GTCCCACCAACCCTTGCCAAGAGGATTCCTGTAAGGGTGGTTCTTTGTGTGTGAGTCTGAATGATACATTTTTCTGCCTGTGTCCAGAAGGGCAATATTATAACTCTTCCACATGCAGTAAAG GAAAGATATTCCCCGGTACAATTACATTCAAAACATCAAATGTAGAGGACTTGGAAGATGAAAATTCTGTGGCCTAtcaaaaattacattttgaaattacTGAATTT TTTAAAAAGGCATTTAACAATTCTGATTACGGACAGACTGTAATTGTTAAAATAAG TCTTAGGACATCTTCAGCAAGATCTGAATTGCGTGCTGGTGACAAGGATATTGACGTAGAAGTAGTAAACATCTTTAAGGAAACTACAGAACTAAATGAGACTACAGTATCTAATGCAATTACAAAAGCAATTGAAGACAATGCAGATGTCTTTACAGGATATACTG AGCAAGACCGCTGTGACTACTACGGTTGTGAGAAGAAGGACCAGGACAACTGCGCCAGCGGTTTATTGTGTCAGTGCAAATCGGGGCTGGTGAGGCCCAACCCGCAGATCCCCATGTGTGTCG CCTTGAGTCCAACCTGCGATGACACCTGCAACGCAGAGAACAAGCAGCAATGTTTAGTGAGGAGCAACAGGAGTGCCGACTGCGTGTGCCTGCCGGGCTACCGGGAGGACAGTCACGGGGCCTGTCAACC GTGTGCATTTGGCTACAGCGGAGTCGGTTGTAAAGACA ATTTTCAGCTGATCCTCACCATTGTGGGTACCATTGCTGGCATCGTCATCCTCGGTGTAGTGACTGCATTTATCTTCTCGATAAG ATTAAAGATCAAAGGCAAGAATGTGGAAGAACAGAACTTGGTTGAGAATGAATTTCAAAATCTGAGACTACAGGAGATGACCGGCTTTAGCAATCTCGGAGCAGATGGGAGCATCTTCCCTAAAGTCA TCAAGCTGAACCTCTCCGAAGACAGTCAGCCACAGAGTCTCTATACAGACCAAGCTAGTACACCACCGCCCGAGTATTAG